One candidate division WOR-3 bacterium genomic window, TCCAAAAAATAAAGAATTTCTCGCCTTGTTGAAAAGAGGGGTATGTTTTTTTTAATTGTATATTTAAGGAAAATATAAATAAAAATCACGGGAGGGAAAACATGGATAGAACTTTCAAAGTACTCTTTTTAATGCTTCTTACAGTCCCTGTAATGAACCCTATTGCAGCTTTTGGCACAAGTGAAGTCATGAAAATGGAAGTAAACTCTGAAGGGAACAACGGGCTTGAATTGAGCTTCTCTCTCGGATTTTATGAAATAAGGGATTTTGAAACCGGAGGAAAAATATTTCAGGAAATAATAGCATCCGGAATTGTGCTCCCAAACGAACCAGGTAAACCTTATTTCCCTACTTATTCAGAGGTTTTTGCAGTTCCGAGCGGAGCGGAAATAGTTTTAAACGTCAATAATGAAATTACCAGAACCGTGGAAGATGTTTTGCCGGTTCCATCTTTCATAATACCGGCTGACAACGACAATTCTCCAATTTCTTATGTCCCCGACCAGTCGATCTATGAAGGAAACATGCCGTACCCTGATCAAAATGTTTTTGTATCGCAAAGGTGGAAGATTAGAGGCGTAGACCTCATAACCGTCACTGTAATACCTTTTAGTTGGAATCCGGTTCTGAGAAAGTTGACCGTATATGAAAATATAGATTTTTCCATATCGTTTGTAGGCGGTTCGGGCAGGATTGGTGAAGAAAGACTACGGACACGAAATTGGGACAGAGTCTTGAAGTCAATTGTAGCTAATTACAATTCACTTCCGAAAATCGATTATTCGAAGAGGATTGAAGAAGCTCTTGGAGATTCAAGAGACAACGCTGAATTTTTGATTATTGTACCCGACGATTCAATTTTTATTTCATGGGCTGAAAGCATTAAAGACTTCAGAGTTGAAGAAGGAATAATAACCGAAGTTTTCACTTTGACCGAAATAGGGGGAAGCACTTCGACGATAATTGAAAGTTTCATAAACGATGCTTTTTATAACTGGACTATTGCTCCCGAAGCAGTTTTGATCCTGTCTGATTATCCCAACAGCGGGGACGGATACGGTGTAGTAGCTCCTATCTACAACGGATATTGTGCTTCTGACAACATTTACGCCGATATTGACGGAGATAATCTTCCGGACCTCGCGATTGGCAGGATATGCGCTCAGAACGAAGATCACCTCAGGGATATGATAACGAAAGATTTAAACCTCGAAAGAAATCCGAATACAGAAATGCAATTCTACAAAAACCCAATATCAGCTTGCGGGTGGCAATACGAGAGATGGTTTCAACTCTGCGCGGAAGTGATCAGAGGTTTCTGGGCTAACTCTCTTGGTAAAGACCCTTTAAGAGTTTACGCAATATATCAATCCCCGAACCCGGCTCCAGGTATGCAATGGTCTTCAGCGGCGAACACGCAGACTGTCGTCAATTATTTCAACGCTTTGGGTTATATCGATCTGACAGTTCCCAGCACCATCACTTGGAACGGAACAGCTCAGGATGTCATCGTCGGATTAAACAGCGGCGCTTTCATGCTGCAGCATAGAGACCATGGAAGCGAGAGTGGCTGGGGACAACCTGATTTTTCTGTCGGCAGTATCAATCAGCTTCAAAATTACGACACAAAATATCCCTATGTAATGTCCACAAACTGCCTCACAGGAAAATATAACAGTTCCGGGCAAGTTTTTGCCGAGAGGTTTCACAGAATAACCGACAGGGGCGCTGTCGGTGTCAACGCCGCGAGTGAAGTCTCTTATTCTTTTGTAAACGACGTCTACGCATGGGGAATTTATGATTATATGTGGCCGTGGTTTGACCCTAATCATGGAGTGGGAGGTCAGGCGGACGTAAGACCGGGTTGGGCTACAATGTCTGCCAAATATTATCTCTTTTCTTCCTCTTGGTGCGGTTCGACTTCAAAACCGGTTACCTATCATTTGATGCATCATTTTGGTGACCCATACATGAGGCTATTTTCCGAGGAACCCCAGCATCTTTCTGCAATATACCCTGAAGCAATTTTGGAAGGTGTCGATTCTTTCCGTGTATGGGCTCCGGAAAGCAGTATTGTAGCCTTCTCGCAGGGAGGAGAAGTAATAGGAAGGGGTGAAGGCGACGGATCGTGGCAATATTACGATATTGAACCTCAAAATGCCGGGGATACAGTTAAGGTAGCGGTTATTAAGCAGAATTATTACAGAAACGTCGGACACCTTCCTGTTGTGCCTGCTTCACTTCCTTATATAGTCTATTCGCACATAAGCGACACATCCGGAGGACACGGTGACGGTCAGATAAATCCTGGCCAGGCATATTCTCTGACGGTTCAGGTGGCAAACTGGGGTGGGGCGAACGCCCAAAACGTCTTCGGACACCTT contains:
- a CDS encoding T9SS type A sorting domain-containing protein; translated protein: MDRTFKVLFLMLLTVPVMNPIAAFGTSEVMKMEVNSEGNNGLELSFSLGFYEIRDFETGGKIFQEIIASGIVLPNEPGKPYFPTYSEVFAVPSGAEIVLNVNNEITRTVEDVLPVPSFIIPADNDNSPISYVPDQSIYEGNMPYPDQNVFVSQRWKIRGVDLITVTVIPFSWNPVLRKLTVYENIDFSISFVGGSGRIGEERLRTRNWDRVLKSIVANYNSLPKIDYSKRIEEALGDSRDNAEFLIIVPDDSIFISWAESIKDFRVEEGIITEVFTLTEIGGSTSTIIESFINDAFYNWTIAPEAVLILSDYPNSGDGYGVVAPIYNGYCASDNIYADIDGDNLPDLAIGRICAQNEDHLRDMITKDLNLERNPNTEMQFYKNPISACGWQYERWFQLCAEVIRGFWANSLGKDPLRVYAIYQSPNPAPGMQWSSAANTQTVVNYFNALGYIDLTVPSTITWNGTAQDVIVGLNSGAFMLQHRDHGSESGWGQPDFSVGSINQLQNYDTKYPYVMSTNCLTGKYNSSGQVFAERFHRITDRGAVGVNAASEVSYSFVNDVYAWGIYDYMWPWFDPNHGVGGQADVRPGWATMSAKYYLFSSSWCGSTSKPVTYHLMHHFGDPYMRLFSEEPQHLSAIYPEAILEGVDSFRVWAPESSIVAFSQGGEVIGRGEGDGSWQYYDIEPQNAGDTVKVAVIKQNYYRNVGHLPVVPASLPYIVYSHISDTSGGHGDGQINPGQAYSLTVQVANWGGANAQNVFGHLSSSDPNVSIAMDTVSYGTINSMDTTNTNETLGLQISNGVQDSTTVNFDIICRDSQDSAWTSQISLLVNSPRLEVSDISGPVSLNPGDDFKFSAALQNLGSGTAHGIEFKCRIADPYITVMDSTESLDSLSSQQEAVFDSAFRVIIDPSCPQGHFTDMIFVSTSGGGMTFSDTFRFGVGVSFVEDFETGGTNWTYTGPSSWHVTEHRYHGGQKSMYCGNENTWVYSNSVANARVISPDLDYTNNSVLSFWHYYDMANNYDKVQLQYSIDGGTSWNLINPEEGYTGAWGYTPYDSIYTGSQTVWEEQHVRFHGNGTLKFAWLFFSNPTLSAEGYYFDDVSLTLGSGFVGVDEEEELTGGAGEFIFGLKRVFPNPMKNRAMISFSIGEEVNTSIIVYDVSGRTVRTLVEAVLRPGNYRTEWDGRDDNGTFVGSGTYFYRMTAGSFSAGDKLILIR